In Clostridia bacterium, the sequence CAGGTCCTTACGCCCGGAGGCGCTCACGTGACCAGATCGGATAGCGTTCCATATGGATGATCTCAGGTAATACTGATAGTCCTGCGTGTAGACCCAACTGAACCCTCTATTGCCTGGGTACGTTTCGTAGAACTCCATCCAAGAATGCCAATCCGTATTACCAACGCCGACAACGAATTTCCCCGTTGCGATGGTATCTGCAAGGTTTACCCGAAGGAGGTCAAACCATTTGTTCTTCGTTTCTTCGCTGGCTATATACTCATACGAAAGCAGCTCGATGGCCCGGAACCCAGTCACATTCCATTTCTGCCAAGGAACACCTCTATAGGGGTGAGCTATAACCGCAAACGAGAAGGGGGCATAGTGGCCATTTATGGCGTTGATTAGTTGCTGGTGAGTGAGGTCTTGATTGTTTGTTGGGTATCGAGCCAGCGGATTCATTGAGGCAATAGCCCAACGCATGCGCTTCTTCATAGCAGATCTCTTGTCCACCTACATACTCACAGTACTCACGGGTGCCTATCTCAGCGCCAGGAGCAACCACGACCGCGTGGCTGGTCTGGGCATTATTACATTGAGCGACATAGGTCGGCCAGTTTTCGTTTATACCATTTTCATGGTCGGTGACTATAATCCAGTGGAAACCAGAATTTGCAGCATAGTCAGCAAGCGCGGATATTGTCCACACCCACGAGTCAGGGCTCCAAGAAGAATGGATATGCCCATCTCCCCCGTGCCAGTAGGTCCGCACCGGTAGCTGTAGGATTACGACGTTGGTTTGGCTTGCCAGGACATGAAGGGTGCCTTCGGACTCGATCCGCAGCCCAATGTCAATGGCCGCCTTATCTCCAAATTTGAGG encodes:
- a CDS encoding PHP domain-containing protein, yielding MLGINGAYRAQTLNQEVLLEVVTQKPEEILGFLSQHPGSPEANRVLGKAFRGPVSVGLPANNLKFGDKAAIDIGLRIESEGTLHVLASQTNVVILQLPVRTYWHGGDGHIHSSWSPDSWVWTISALADYAANSGFHWIIVTDHENGINENWPTYVAQCNNAQTSHAVVVAPGAEIGTREYCEYVGGQEICYEEAHALGYCLNESAGSIPNKQSRPHSPATNQRHKWPLCPLLVCGYSSPL